In a single window of the Flavivirga spongiicola genome:
- a CDS encoding acyl-CoA thioesterase — MFKTIKESQIIISELMLPSHSNFSGKIHGGYILNLMDQIAFACASKHSRNYCVTASVNKVDFLNSIDVGELVTLKASVNYTGRTSMVIGVRVESENIQTGHTKHCNSSYFTMVAKDENGKNASVPGIILDSEQSIRRFSRSIARQEQAKERSNSFKASEFKIDDYIELLKDHNTKVAL, encoded by the coding sequence ATGTTTAAAACTATAAAAGAATCTCAAATTATCATCTCGGAATTAATGTTACCATCGCACTCAAACTTTAGTGGAAAAATTCACGGTGGGTATATTTTAAACTTAATGGATCAAATAGCTTTTGCCTGTGCGTCAAAGCATTCCAGAAACTATTGTGTTACGGCATCTGTAAATAAAGTAGATTTTTTAAACTCTATAGATGTTGGCGAGTTGGTAACATTAAAAGCATCTGTTAATTATACAGGTAGAACTTCTATGGTTATTGGTGTTCGTGTTGAATCGGAAAATATTCAAACTGGCCATACAAAACATTGCAATTCTTCTTATTTCACCATGGTAGCTAAAGATGAAAACGGAAAAAATGCTTCAGTACCTGGTATTATACTAGATTCAGAACAAAGTATCCGTCGTTTTTCAAGAAGTATTGCAAGACAAGAACAAGCAAAGGAAAGATCTAATAGTTTTAAAGCTTCCGAATTTAAAATAGATGATTACATAGAACTTTTAAAAGACCATAACACAAAAGTAGCACTTTAA
- a CDS encoding DUF3307 domain-containing protein, with product MILLKLLLAHLIGDFFLQPQKWVKEKEKKKLKSPKLYLHILIHVLLLIVLLWDISLWPFVLTIGVSHLLIDGFKLIIQKKKTKRLLFFIDQLLHILVIIGCYFFYLDNTFHLESFITEDNLLLLTCLLFLTIPVSIIMKTIFLKWNISELTKNNESLKDAGKIIGILERILVFIFIIVNHWEAVGFLITAKSVFRFGDLKESKDRQLTEYILIGTLISFGIAIIIGIIYTVLT from the coding sequence ATGATACTACTAAAACTTTTATTAGCGCACTTAATTGGTGATTTTTTTCTGCAACCTCAAAAGTGGGTAAAAGAAAAAGAAAAGAAAAAATTAAAATCGCCAAAACTATATTTACACATACTAATTCATGTTTTGCTATTAATAGTATTACTATGGGATATATCGCTATGGCCATTTGTGCTAACAATAGGCGTTTCACATCTTTTAATTGATGGTTTTAAGCTTATTATTCAAAAGAAAAAAACAAAACGATTACTGTTTTTTATAGATCAGTTACTTCATATTTTAGTGATTATTGGGTGTTATTTTTTCTATTTAGACAATACATTTCATTTAGAGTCTTTTATAACCGAAGACAATCTTTTACTACTAACTTGTTTATTGTTTTTAACAATTCCCGTCTCTATAATTATGAAAACCATTTTTTTAAAATGGAATATTTCAGAACTTACTAAAAATAACGAGTCACTTAAGGATGCAGGCAAAATTATTGGTATTTTAGAACGTATTTTAGTGTTTATATTTATAATTGTAAATCACTGGGAAGCTGTTGGGTTTTTAATTACCGCTAAATCAGTTTTTAGATTTGGAGATTTAAAAGAATCCAAGGACAGACAGCTTACAGAGTATATTTTAATAGGTACTTTAATCAGTTTTGGAATAGCAATAATTATAGGTATTATATATACCGTGTTAACTTAG
- a CDS encoding LamG domain-containing protein, which yields MDKWIVLKKKYLFYFLCFLLPRLIYSQNDLSIDDFVFVCEDKIESIENKLRSGINAFFLKIEETETTYIIKNAKPQRNLGQVLNNIKKFLKNDTQTIISLVFKGELDEQKLQHFLNNIFFEKCLFHKKNEWPKIKFLQDKGIQVFAVLESQIASTSIQRIRSENKYENRFSSDPLDKLVLYNSSARMDTILLNNTLELWKCTGKPPNFILASEIQIEAVKKIADSLNSKRRFRGVAEYNGKLLNAISWVKSPKSITPAKFSFPLTETEQVLSPYKNGYRITPAEVIHHVGQNDAPRIFSAYNIDIKDKLIYDFSFENRIENTVERTWDRFISKNVSIVNDSERGRVLYFNSDDSFIDYSKENTLNFETPISIAAWVKPDSIPHYMGILGFGMAFSLKLRDGNPDFTMATVKDHIIEQPLKINEWQHLVVVYNPKATVEFYLDGERIGEADAHNIIPSKQSLVIGNNIWGEQFHGSIDDLKIWNRGLSQKEITTLFQHEPFKRSNLMAYVIIGAFVFFGSIFVFLYKRKKSSVKPHIKPQQDSEYLKQSRPKQNTLYLFGNFRIDLVSEKALPLSFSPLHKQLLSFLILSTLEEKDGVSTNKLTETFWPGVSKMKAKENRNGNIRKLRKALSKIEGLEVVFTEKKWRIINTTNFEIDIFQYIKLKKSIEHELRLGKLTLKDLEAFIELLKRGNILQNIQTEWVDYFKNKISNEVENLLSKIYNDQNKHLYAELNIKIAKTILLFDSLNENALKILISELVSSGKHGLAQSAYTTFSKNYEILYAEPFRIEYQSFTKK from the coding sequence ATGGATAAATGGATCGTGTTAAAAAAAAAGTACTTATTTTATTTTTTATGCTTCTTATTACCTCGTTTAATATATTCTCAAAACGATTTATCTATTGATGATTTTGTCTTTGTTTGTGAAGACAAAATAGAATCTATTGAAAACAAACTTCGCTCTGGTATTAATGCTTTTTTTCTGAAAATAGAAGAAACAGAAACAACATATATTATTAAAAATGCAAAACCCCAAAGAAACCTTGGACAAGTATTAAACAATATAAAAAAGTTTTTAAAAAATGACACTCAGACTATAATATCGTTAGTGTTTAAAGGAGAGTTGGATGAACAGAAGTTACAGCATTTTTTAAATAACATTTTTTTTGAAAAATGTTTATTCCATAAAAAAAACGAATGGCCTAAAATAAAATTTTTGCAAGACAAAGGGATTCAGGTTTTTGCTGTTTTGGAATCTCAAATAGCATCAACATCAATTCAACGGATTAGGAGCGAGAATAAATATGAAAATAGGTTTTCTTCAGATCCTTTAGATAAGTTAGTTCTTTATAATTCTTCAGCTAGAATGGACACTATACTTTTAAACAATACTTTAGAATTATGGAAATGTACAGGAAAGCCACCTAACTTTATTCTTGCCTCAGAAATTCAAATTGAAGCGGTGAAAAAGATTGCAGATTCATTAAATAGCAAAAGACGTTTTAGAGGGGTTGCTGAATATAACGGTAAACTTTTAAATGCCATTTCTTGGGTGAAATCTCCTAAAAGTATTACCCCTGCTAAGTTCTCTTTTCCGTTAACCGAAACAGAACAAGTACTCTCTCCATATAAGAATGGATATAGAATTACTCCAGCAGAAGTTATTCATCATGTTGGTCAAAACGATGCACCTAGAATTTTTAGTGCTTATAACATTGATATAAAAGATAAACTTATTTATGACTTTTCTTTTGAAAATAGGATTGAGAATACTGTGGAACGCACTTGGGATAGGTTTATTTCTAAAAATGTTTCAATTGTAAATGATTCTGAGAGAGGACGTGTTTTGTACTTCAATTCTGATGATTCTTTTATTGATTATTCAAAAGAGAACACGCTCAATTTTGAAACTCCTATTAGTATTGCTGCTTGGGTAAAGCCGGATAGTATCCCCCATTATATGGGGATTTTGGGTTTCGGTATGGCGTTTTCCCTTAAATTAAGAGATGGGAATCCAGATTTTACTATGGCTACTGTAAAAGATCATATTATTGAACAGCCACTTAAAATAAATGAATGGCAACATTTAGTTGTCGTTTATAATCCTAAAGCCACTGTGGAATTTTATCTTGATGGGGAAAGGATAGGAGAAGCAGATGCTCATAATATTATACCTTCTAAACAATCTTTAGTCATTGGTAATAATATTTGGGGAGAACAATTTCATGGATCAATTGATGACTTGAAAATATGGAATAGAGGACTTTCACAAAAAGAAATTACTACCTTGTTTCAGCATGAACCATTTAAAAGAAGTAATCTTATGGCTTATGTGATAATTGGTGCCTTTGTTTTCTTTGGGAGCATCTTTGTATTTCTTTATAAAAGAAAAAAATCATCCGTTAAACCGCATATAAAACCACAACAAGATTCAGAATACTTAAAACAGTCACGACCAAAACAAAATACACTTTATCTTTTCGGTAATTTTCGTATCGATTTAGTTTCGGAAAAAGCATTACCTCTTTCTTTTTCACCACTTCACAAACAATTATTGTCTTTTTTGATTTTATCTACTTTAGAAGAAAAAGATGGGGTCAGTACTAATAAGCTTACAGAAACATTTTGGCCTGGAGTTTCAAAAATGAAAGCTAAAGAAAATAGAAATGGTAACATTAGAAAGTTGAGAAAGGCCTTATCAAAAATAGAAGGCTTAGAGGTTGTTTTTACAGAAAAAAAATGGCGTATTATAAATACTACAAATTTTGAAATCGATATTTTTCAATATATAAAACTTAAGAAGTCTATTGAACACGAATTGAGATTGGGAAAACTAACTTTAAAGGATTTGGAAGCTTTTATCGAACTATTGAAAAGAGGCAATATTTTACAAAATATACAAACAGAATGGGTCGATTATTTTAAGAATAAGATATCCAATGAGGTTGAAAATCTATTATCAAAAATTTATAATGATCAAAATAAACATCTGTACGCAGAATTGAATATAAAAATAGCTAAAACGATTCTTTTGTTTGATAGTCTTAATGAAAATGCCCTTAAAATACTGATTAGTGAACTTGTTTCTTCAGGAAAACATGGGTTGGCACAAAGCGCTTATACTACGTTTTCAAAAAATTATGAAATACTTTATGCAGAACCTTTTAGAATAGAATATCAAAGTTTTACAAAAAAATAA
- a CDS encoding ABC transporter ATP-binding protein: MTNNNQHIVLKTQDLAIGYTSKKVKTIIASNINIELHKGELVGLIGANGIGKSTLLRTLTNVQHKLGGSITINNTSLENYSNINLAKALSLVLTESLGSKNLTVFELVALGRQPYTNWVGNLTSEDFQIIKQCLLQTNIDSLKHKKCYELSDGQLQKVMIARALVQDTDLIILDEPTTHLDMYHKAYILKLLQKLAKETNKTILFSSHEIDLAIQLCDTLIVMNKDAVITDLPCNLIEKGVFNDLFPKDLIIFDNKTGSFRVKK, from the coding sequence ATGACAAATAACAATCAACATATCGTTTTAAAAACCCAGGATTTAGCCATTGGTTATACTTCTAAAAAAGTAAAAACGATTATAGCTTCTAACATAAATATTGAATTACATAAAGGAGAACTTGTTGGACTTATTGGAGCAAACGGTATTGGAAAGTCTACATTATTACGAACACTTACTAATGTTCAGCATAAACTAGGTGGGAGCATTACAATTAATAATACATCTTTAGAAAACTATTCAAATATTAATTTAGCTAAAGCATTAAGCTTAGTCCTTACAGAATCTCTGGGATCAAAAAACTTAACTGTTTTTGAGTTGGTGGCTCTAGGTCGTCAACCTTATACTAATTGGGTTGGAAATTTAACTAGCGAAGATTTTCAAATTATAAAGCAATGTTTACTTCAAACAAATATTGATAGTCTAAAACATAAAAAATGTTACGAACTAAGCGATGGTCAACTACAAAAAGTTATGATTGCACGTGCTTTGGTTCAAGATACCGATTTAATTATTCTGGATGAACCCACCACACATCTAGATATGTACCACAAAGCTTATATTTTAAAACTACTTCAAAAACTAGCTAAAGAAACCAACAAAACTATTCTATTTTCTTCTCATGAAATAGATTTAGCTATTCAATTATGCGATACTTTAATTGTAATGAATAAAGATGCTGTTATTACAGATCTGCCGTGTAACCTTATAGAAAAAGGGGTTTTTAATGATTTATTCCCAAAAGATTTAATAATTTTTGATAATAAAACAGGGAGCTTTCGAGTGAAGAAATAA
- a CDS encoding Gfo/Idh/MocA family protein: protein MNSNRRDFLKKSSIAGAGLALLPNFLSASTFNTSSMAFRPKYMGDYAAPKLDTVRCAFIGVGARGSGHATRTASIEGTEVVAICDLYKDLATKVASRCVEKGAGVRHKDIALYTGGKNEWKKMLKEVKPDAVFIATPWKDHAPMAIEAMKQGAHAFVEVPIALTIKEMWEIVETSEKTGKHCMMMENVNYGRDELLYLNMCRQGVIGELLHGEASYIHELRGQMNSVERGTGSWRTYHYAKRDGNLYPTHGLGPVAQYMNLARGEDNFERIVSMSSPGKGRNLYAKKNFDASHKWNQMDFKGGDINTSIIKTTMGRTVMVQWDETSPRPYSRHNLIQGTKGILTGFPTRIAFEGGVEGATKNHHSWAQGEQLDAIYEKYEHPLYKRLGEISKKNGGHGGMDYMMSYRIIECLRNGQPLDQNVYEGCFWSAVGPLSEASVAEHGSSQEFPDFTKGSWKTTKPLGIVQ, encoded by the coding sequence ATGAATTCCAATAGAAGAGATTTTTTAAAAAAATCATCCATTGCAGGAGCTGGCTTGGCTCTTTTGCCTAATTTTTTAAGTGCCAGTACTTTTAATACATCATCTATGGCTTTTAGGCCAAAATATATGGGCGATTATGCTGCTCCAAAATTGGACACGGTTCGTTGTGCCTTTATTGGTGTTGGAGCAAGAGGATCGGGGCATGCAACTCGAACAGCTTCTATTGAAGGAACAGAAGTTGTTGCTATTTGTGATTTATATAAAGACTTGGCCACTAAAGTAGCTAGTAGATGTGTTGAAAAAGGTGCAGGTGTACGTCATAAAGATATTGCCCTATATACTGGCGGTAAGAATGAATGGAAGAAAATGTTGAAGGAGGTTAAGCCAGATGCCGTTTTTATTGCTACACCATGGAAAGACCATGCACCAATGGCTATTGAAGCCATGAAGCAAGGTGCTCATGCTTTTGTTGAAGTTCCTATAGCTTTAACCATTAAAGAAATGTGGGAGATTGTTGAAACTTCCGAAAAAACGGGGAAACATTGTATGATGATGGAAAACGTTAATTATGGACGTGATGAATTGTTATATTTAAACATGTGTCGTCAAGGTGTTATTGGCGAATTACTTCATGGCGAAGCATCCTATATTCATGAATTAAGAGGACAAATGAATTCTGTAGAAAGAGGAACTGGATCATGGAGAACCTATCATTACGCAAAAAGAGATGGAAACCTTTATCCGACTCATGGTTTAGGACCGGTAGCTCAATATATGAACCTTGCTAGGGGTGAAGATAATTTTGAACGTATTGTATCGATGTCCTCACCTGGAAAAGGACGTAACCTCTATGCTAAGAAGAATTTCGATGCAAGTCATAAATGGAATCAAATGGATTTTAAAGGCGGAGATATAAATACTTCTATTATTAAAACGACTATGGGACGTACAGTAATGGTACAATGGGATGAAACAAGTCCAAGACCTTACTCAAGGCATAATTTAATTCAAGGTACTAAAGGAATTTTAACTGGATTTCCTACTAGAATAGCATTTGAAGGGGGAGTAGAAGGAGCGACTAAAAATCATCATTCCTGGGCTCAAGGAGAACAATTAGATGCTATCTACGAAAAGTATGAACATCCACTATATAAACGCTTAGGTGAAATATCTAAGAAAAATGGCGGTCATGGTGGTATGGATTATATGATGTCATATCGTATAATTGAATGTCTAAGAAATGGACAACCATTAGATCAAAATGTTTATGAAGGTTGTTTTTGGAGTGCTGTAGGACCACTAAGTGAAGCTTCTGTTGCTGAACATGGTAGTTCGCAAGAGTTCCCGGATTTCACCAAAGGAAGTTGGAAAACAACCAAACCACTTGGTATTGTTCAGTAA
- a CDS encoding FecCD family ABC transporter permease, which translates to MPETKTYKLSFTVLILVLLLCFCANISLGSVFIPFQDVFNGLIGNPTGNASWQHIIHEYRLPKALTAIIVGSGLGISGLLMQTLFRNPLAGPFVLGITSGSSLGVALVIMGASLFGGAFAGIFVSKWSIVIAASLGSFTVLLFVLIISNKVRDTMAILIIGLMFGSITTATVSVLSYFSSAEELQQYIFWGFGSIGNLTWHELFIFFIIYVIGILMSLVSIKALNTLLLGENYAKSLGLNIRTSRLFIIIATSLLAGTITAFAGPIVFIGLAIPHMTRQIFNTSNHKILLPAVFLFGAIVMLICDSIAQLPSSDLTLPINAITSLIGAPVIIWLLVRKRKMVF; encoded by the coding sequence TTGCCAGAGACTAAAACATATAAACTATCATTTACAGTATTAATTTTAGTACTTCTTCTGTGTTTCTGCGCAAATATTAGCTTAGGCTCGGTTTTCATTCCTTTTCAAGATGTTTTTAACGGTTTAATTGGAAACCCAACAGGAAATGCATCCTGGCAACATATTATTCACGAATACAGATTACCAAAAGCTTTAACAGCTATTATCGTTGGGTCAGGTTTGGGAATCTCTGGATTGCTCATGCAAACCCTATTCAGAAATCCGCTGGCGGGCCCTTTCGTTTTAGGAATTACATCTGGTTCCAGTTTAGGCGTGGCTTTAGTTATTATGGGAGCCTCTCTTTTTGGTGGTGCATTTGCTGGAATATTTGTTTCCAAATGGAGTATTGTAATTGCAGCCAGTTTAGGTAGCTTTACGGTACTTTTATTTGTTCTAATCATATCTAATAAAGTTAGAGACACCATGGCCATATTAATTATAGGCTTAATGTTTGGTAGTATTACTACTGCTACGGTTAGCGTTCTCTCCTATTTTAGTTCTGCTGAAGAATTACAACAATATATTTTTTGGGGCTTTGGTAGCATAGGGAATCTTACATGGCACGAATTATTTATTTTCTTTATAATTTATGTCATAGGTATATTAATGAGTTTAGTCTCCATTAAGGCATTAAACACATTATTATTAGGAGAAAATTATGCAAAAAGCTTAGGGTTAAATATAAGAACAAGTCGATTATTTATAATCATTGCTACCAGCTTATTAGCAGGGACCATTACTGCTTTTGCAGGTCCTATCGTATTTATTGGATTAGCTATCCCACATATGACACGACAAATTTTTAACACCTCCAACCATAAGATATTATTACCTGCAGTTTTTTTATTTGGCGCTATTGTCATGCTTATTTGTGATAGTATTGCACAATTACCCTCAAGCGACCTTACCTTACCAATTAATGCTATAACTTCTTTAATTGGAGCACCTGTTATAATTTGGTTACTAGTTAGAAAACGAAAAATGGTATTTTAA
- a CDS encoding sigma-70 family RNA polymerase sigma factor gives MEAIKIGDYKNPKVHDFDVIKKVLSGEKGLYEILMRRNNQKLYRVIKSYVNDEALIKDVMQNTYIKAYEKLHQFREKSQFSTWLIRIGINEALYELKSNQIKKTTKPFIEAPKDMNPEKAIIQREATWVLEKVISELPEKYRIIYMLSEVENMKIKDISDCLNVSVSNVKVRIHRAKHMLKDKLYELSQKPNVFEFGFEKCDRLVNNVMKIL, from the coding sequence ATGGAAGCAATAAAAATTGGTGATTATAAAAACCCTAAGGTTCATGATTTTGATGTTATTAAAAAAGTGCTGAGCGGAGAGAAAGGCTTATATGAGATTTTAATGCGTAGAAATAATCAAAAATTATATAGAGTTATAAAAAGCTATGTAAATGATGAAGCGCTAATTAAAGATGTCATGCAAAACACATATATAAAAGCCTATGAGAAGCTTCACCAATTTAGAGAAAAATCTCAGTTCTCTACATGGTTAATTAGAATAGGCATTAATGAAGCACTTTACGAATTAAAATCAAATCAAATTAAAAAAACTACTAAACCTTTTATTGAAGCCCCAAAAGATATGAACCCTGAAAAAGCTATTATACAAAGAGAAGCAACATGGGTCTTAGAAAAAGTTATTAGCGAGCTTCCCGAAAAGTATAGAATCATTTATATGCTGAGTGAAGTTGAAAACATGAAAATTAAAGACATTAGTGATTGTTTAAATGTTTCAGTAAGCAATGTTAAAGTAAGGATTCATCGTGCCAAACATATGCTCAAAGATAAGTTATATGAATTATCTCAAAAACCCAATGTTTTTGAATTTGGTTTTGAAAAATGCGACCGCTTAGTCAATAATGTAATGAAAATTCTTTAA
- a CDS encoding OB-fold protein: MAINKKSRIGISVIILIFITLVVVFGYNYIYQDHRNIETEQATFSLSANEISAEFSKNLEASEKKYLNKTVEIYGLITELNTMDLTLNDNVYCAFSTPFNTSYNIDSEIKIKGRCIGYDDLLEQVKLDQCSIVN, encoded by the coding sequence ATGGCTATAAACAAAAAATCCCGTATTGGTATTAGTGTTATAATATTGATATTCATTACGCTTGTTGTTGTTTTTGGATATAATTATATATATCAAGATCATCGTAATATTGAAACAGAACAGGCAACTTTCTCTTTATCAGCTAATGAAATTAGTGCCGAATTTTCAAAAAACCTTGAAGCATCAGAGAAAAAATATTTGAATAAAACAGTTGAAATTTACGGACTCATTACAGAATTAAATACTATGGATCTAACCTTAAATGACAATGTATATTGTGCTTTTAGTACACCATTTAACACATCATATAATATTGATTCAGAAATAAAAATAAAAGGACGATGCATCGGTTATGACGATTTACTAGAGCAAGTTAAACTAGACCAATGTTCTATTGTAAATTAA
- a CDS encoding DUF5777 family beta-barrel protein, translated as MKYLLIFIFCFPLLTYSQNDLLDEIDSDPTGKEYVTAAFKGLKIVNFESTKLVAKKELKLVVSHRFGSIENGIDSFFGLDDAVTRLNFVYGISDGFNIGISRSSFQKIYQVSVKYRLLRQEKNGFPFTIVGFNDFLINTGLDKDNLPLIEFKHRLSYTAQLLISRKINTNLSIELAPTFFHDNYVQIDGQDNSQFALGLGGRHKLSKRWSVNIDYGWHLNRASNSPFKNPLSIGFDLETGGHVFQLHFTNTQGMNTNTFLGQGSGDWADGNIYFGFNLSRVF; from the coding sequence ATGAAATACTTACTAATCTTTATTTTTTGTTTTCCTTTGCTAACCTATTCCCAGAATGACTTACTTGATGAGATTGATTCAGATCCTACAGGAAAAGAGTATGTCACTGCTGCTTTTAAAGGTTTAAAAATAGTAAACTTTGAATCTACTAAACTCGTTGCCAAAAAAGAGCTTAAACTTGTTGTATCCCATCGATTCGGTAGCATTGAAAATGGTATTGATTCTTTTTTTGGATTAGATGATGCTGTTACGCGTCTAAATTTTGTTTATGGAATTTCGGACGGGTTTAATATTGGAATCTCAAGAAGTTCATTTCAAAAAATTTATCAAGTATCTGTAAAATATAGACTTTTAAGACAAGAAAAAAATGGATTTCCATTTACTATTGTAGGTTTTAATGACTTTTTAATTAATACCGGTTTGGATAAAGATAATTTACCCCTCATTGAATTTAAACACCGACTTAGTTACACAGCTCAATTACTAATATCAAGAAAAATAAACACCAATTTATCAATAGAATTAGCACCTACATTCTTTCATGATAATTATGTTCAAATCGATGGGCAAGATAATTCTCAGTTTGCACTTGGCTTAGGAGGTCGACATAAACTATCTAAACGCTGGTCTGTTAATATAGATTATGGCTGGCATTTAAATAGGGCCAGTAATTCTCCTTTTAAAAACCCATTATCAATTGGTTTTGATCTAGAAACCGGAGGGCATGTATTTCAGTTGCATTTTACCAATACACAAGGTATGAATACCAATACTTTTTTAGGTCAAGGATCTGGAGATTGGGCTGATGGAAATATTTATTTTGGATTTAACTTAAGCAGAGTTTTTTAA
- the rmuC gene encoding DNA recombination protein RmuC, producing MNDNLILILTIVISAVIGAYLGILFIKLKTKSEKSTLEERQKQMSLIIDDLKQNLNKVESEREDIRREKDFLNTELTRKNTEYENLQQQNIKRDKELEERQEQLRKDFELLATKILDEKSEKFTLQNKENIKNILNPLQEKIKTFEEKVDLTQKESISMHSALKEQLLGLKDLNQQMTKEATNLTRALKGDSKMQGNWGELVLERVLEKSGLEKDREYFVQQSFTLDDGSRVLPDVVLHLPDSKKMIIDSKVSLTDYERLVNADDDDKIPFLKAHVNSIRKHVDQLSEKNYQDLYDIESPDFVLMFIPIEPAFAVVVNEDNAIYNKAFEKNIVIVTPSTLLATLRTIDTMWNNEKQQRNAIEIARQAGALYDKFEGLVKDLTGVGKKIDAAKTDYSAAMNKLVDGKGNLVTSVEKLKKMGAKAKKALPEAIIKRAEEDH from the coding sequence ATGAACGACAATCTTATTCTCATTCTTACTATCGTTATTTCTGCTGTTATTGGTGCTTATTTAGGTATTCTTTTTATAAAACTTAAAACTAAAAGTGAAAAAAGCACGCTTGAAGAACGCCAAAAGCAAATGAGCTTAATTATTGATGATTTAAAGCAAAACTTAAATAAAGTTGAAAGTGAGCGCGAAGATATTCGTCGCGAAAAAGATTTTTTAAACACAGAATTAACTCGAAAAAATACCGAATACGAAAATCTTCAACAACAAAATATAAAACGCGATAAAGAACTAGAAGAACGCCAAGAACAATTACGTAAAGATTTTGAACTTTTAGCCACTAAAATTCTTGATGAAAAATCAGAAAAATTCACACTTCAGAATAAAGAAAACATAAAGAATATTTTAAATCCGCTTCAAGAAAAAATTAAAACTTTCGAAGAAAAAGTAGATTTAACTCAAAAGGAAAGTATTAGTATGCATTCTGCTTTAAAAGAGCAATTACTAGGTTTAAAAGATCTTAATCAACAAATGACCAAAGAAGCTACCAACCTTACACGAGCCTTAAAAGGAGATAGTAAAATGCAAGGGAATTGGGGAGAATTGGTTTTAGAACGTGTTCTTGAAAAATCTGGATTAGAAAAAGACAGAGAATATTTTGTACAACAGAGTTTCACCTTAGATGATGGATCCAGAGTGCTACCCGATGTTGTTTTGCATCTTCCTGATAGCAAAAAGATGATTATCGATTCTAAAGTATCATTAACAGATTACGAACGTTTGGTAAATGCCGATGATGACGATAAAATACCATTTTTAAAAGCACATGTTAATTCTATTAGAAAACATGTCGATCAACTTTCGGAAAAAAATTATCAAGATTTATATGATATAGAATCGCCAGATTTTGTGCTCATGTTTATCCCTATAGAGCCTGCTTTTGCTGTAGTTGTAAACGAAGACAATGCTATATACAACAAAGCTTTTGAGAAAAATATTGTCATTGTAACACCATCCACTTTACTAGCCACGCTTCGTACTATCGATACCATGTGGAATAATGAAAAACAACAGCGAAATGCTATAGAAATTGCTAGACAAGCCGGTGCCTTATACGATAAGTTTGAAGGCCTGGTGAAAGATTTAACTGGTGTCGGCAAAAAAATTGATGCGGCAAAAACGGATTATTCTGCAGCTATGAACAAGTTGGTTGATGGCAAAGGTAATCTGGTTACAAGCGTTGAAAAACTAAAAAAAATGGGTGCTAAAGCTAAAAAAGCACTACCAGAAGCCATTATAAAACGTGCAGAAGAAGACCATTAA
- a CDS encoding HMG-box domain-containing protein, with protein sequence MISNTITSVITGDIIKSRAQVNPEVWITVLKRALSYLSNDKAYWEIYRGDSFQIEIKDIYSSFIAALYIKACIKSIHGLDVRLAIGIGNKTYEGENVTESNGEAFVFSGETLETLKKEKQNLRIKTNSHEIDETLNLYFKLALISMDSWTVNLAEIVKLSIEKPDALQSELGKLIGINQNAISTRQKRAHLDEIKELDLMYRQKINALT encoded by the coding sequence ATGATATCAAACACAATAACAAGTGTCATAACGGGAGACATTATCAAGTCCAGAGCTCAGGTAAATCCAGAAGTATGGATAACGGTGCTAAAGAGAGCTTTATCTTATTTAAGTAATGATAAGGCCTACTGGGAAATATATCGCGGTGACAGTTTTCAAATAGAAATTAAAGATATTTACTCTAGCTTTATAGCTGCATTATATATAAAAGCCTGTATAAAATCCATTCATGGTTTAGATGTGCGTTTAGCTATAGGCATTGGCAATAAAACCTACGAAGGCGAAAACGTAACAGAATCTAATGGAGAAGCCTTTGTGTTTTCGGGAGAAACACTGGAAACCTTGAAAAAAGAGAAACAAAATTTACGCATAAAAACCAATAGTCATGAAATTGACGAAACATTAAATTTATATTTTAAGTTAGCCCTTATATCCATGGATAGCTGGACAGTGAATCTAGCAGAAATTGTTAAGTTAAGTATAGAAAAGCCTGATGCATTACAAAGCGAACTAGGAAAACTTATAGGTATAAATCAAAATGCAATAAGTACCAGGCAAAAAAGGGCTCATTTAGATGAAATCAAGGAGTTAGACCTTATGTACAGACAAAAAATAAATGCTTTAACATGA